A genomic region of Plasmodium vivax chromosome 1, whole genome shotgun sequence contains the following coding sequences:
- a CDS encoding hypothetical protein, conserved (encoded by transcript PVX_087910A), with protein sequence MNGIAEIEGRQSEHLKNKYNSTKKNKKRVGDFRNFSNHRRVKKRVDSKSDRGNKHWDANEVKNRTIFLHKKFLKSLKQMETNKGEEKKTFLKNWNMNYLSNNLSAFMKGAESVAGGRGQSGPSGKGGKSGQSGQSGQSGQSGQSGRSGNRCFLSRSVGDTLGEASSEVYSQGNRHNVYAPEQNSPNFSHTAFKQAQGHAPNVNNFHPYEHAQSSANEHNPYADIRGVWEKIKSRSGLSNFVETVIQDGANVVSEKIGAFSDGSYAKDQSRKDHWGSSHVGSSPYSRIKYDPPYGDQTGENETYHLSPSNNRTTGNSSSQNNGNGNSQQSGKGGSSTQNNYNGKDAGGGATNNGSSNGNSSSYNYGGGSGYNNGSSGYANGRTPNGGGGNDNNEDGDGDDDGKDGHYGRNGRCENNGESNDEEDDNDEDNGDGDSDRSGHKIDGSEHKIDGSEHKIDGSEHQNDRMDNPGDRMDNLGDRNGKVYCRNNGSSASVTSSYINADAQASNGGGMKHQCQKKRKSGRTSCPATNDSGNRRSSNSANSVNFIGGGSNSNGYGDYNNSGVEYPNAERRTSLNLRRGMNDGSMDYYNQYTLGGSHNRSATEAPSRSRGNLDCGGGHYGDNPLGRNSRSTSYGNGCNGGSGGNGGSGGNGGSGGNGGSGGSTNNHETNLGPANNSTVNKNIGNKRNYVANVNCKDTGPNQSYCRQGDSQGGSPVGSHLGSHLGSRLGSHLGSHRNSFSSGGNHSKQIKKGRDSGGSGGSGDSGDSDHSGGGGDCGGCGDCGNEDDGGGGDHGDQVDHMGRSDRPDRSDRPDRSDAEDQLQKRHVHAANADMLNPEDRKREAEKYKVLGNQSYKLGYFESAIDYYTKAISYDNTNHVYYTNRALCYKKQKLWKLANSDARQALNLEEESVKAHFILGLTLLHLNSLEEGLKKLTKAKTLSSYLKDSNEGEINRYILQAKKLIYLRDEQNKQLTYTELQSFLIDKINLLNQIGYISNEEKFLRTQQTENLFKEILNSFQRKQIPDYLCCKISMCLMNEPVITPSGMTYDKIFLYEHVKHNGSFDPVSREQFSMREVIPNYAIKEATDNFLKSNPWAFEE encoded by the coding sequence atgaaTGGTATAGCAGAAATTGAAGGGCGCCAAAGTGAACATCTTAAGAACAAGTATAACAGCAcgaagaagaataaaaaacgaGTTGGCGATTTCCGTAACTTCTCCAATCATAGgagggttaaaaaaagagttgACAGCAAAAGTGACAGGGGGAACAAACATTGGGATGCAAACGAGGTGAAAAATAGAACAATTTTTCtgcacaaaaaatttttaaaatctttaaaacaaatggagaccaacaaaggggaggagaaaaaaacgtttttgaaaaattggaaCATGAATTATTTATCCAACAACTTGAGCGCGTTTATGAAGGGCGCGGAGAGCGTCGCGGGCGGCCGGGGGCAGAGCGGGCCGAGCGGCAAAGGCGGTAAGAGCGGACAGAGCGGACAGAGCGGACAGAGCGGACAGAGCGGACAGAGCGGACGGAGCGGCAACCGCTGCTTCCTGAGCAGGAGTGTTGGCGACACCCTCGGGGAAGCGTCTAGCGAAGTGTACAGCCAAGGGAACCGCCACAACGTGTACGCCCCCGAGCAGAACAGCCCCAACTTCTCGCACACAGCATTCAAACAAGCACAAGGCCACGCCCCAAATGTGAATAACTTCCACCCTTATGAACATGCCCAATCGTCAGCAAACGAACATAACCCCTACGCTGACATCCGAGGGGTATGGGAGAAGATAAAGAGCAGGAGTGGTCTGTCCAATTTTGTAGAAACTGTAATTCAGGACGGCGCCAATGTTGTTAGCGAGAAAATTGGTGCCTTCAGCGATGGCAGTTACGCGAAGGACCAGAGCAGGAAGGACCACTGGGGTAGTAGCCACGTTGGAAGCTCGCCCTATAGCAGGATCAAGTACGACCCCCCCTATGGAGACCAAACCGGTGAAAACGAAACATACCACTTATCACCCAGCAACAACAGAACCACCGGCAATAGTAGCAGCCAGAATAATGGCAATGGGAATAGCCAACAGAgcgggaaggggggaagtagcACCCAAAATAACTATAACGGTAAggacgcgggggggggcgccaCCAACAACGGTAGCAGCAATGGAAACAGCAGTAGCTACAATTACGGGGGTGGGAGCGGATATAATAACGGCTCAAGTGGATATGCAAATGGAAGGACCCCCAATGGAGGAGGGGGCAACGATAACAATGAGGATGGAGACGGCGATGACGATGGGAAGGATGGGCACTACGGCCGAAATGGAAGGTGCGAAAACAACGGGGAGAGTAACGACGAGGAAGATGATAATGATGAAGACAATGGAGATGGAGACAGCGATCGGAGTGGACACAAAATCGATGGGAGTGAACACAAAATCGATGGGAGTGAACACAAAATCGATGGGAGTGAACACCAAAACGATCGAATGGACAACCCGGGTGATCGAATGGACAATCTGGGTGATCGAAATGGGAAAGTGTACTGCAGAAATAATGGCTCCTCCGCATCAGTCACGTCTTCGTATATTAACGCAGATGCGCAGGCATCGAATGGCGGTGGGATGAAACATCAGTGCCAAAAGAAACGAAAGAGTGGGCGAACCAGCTGCCCAGCTACCAACGATAGCGGCAATAGACGAAGCAGCAACAGTGCCAACAGCGTCAACTTCatagggggaggaagcaacaGCAATGGGTATGGCGACTATAATAACAGCGGCGTAGAGTACCCCAATGCGGAGAGGAGGACTAGCCTTAATTTGAGGAGGGGCATGAACGATGGGAGCATGGATTATTACAATCAGTACACCCTGGGAGGTAGTCACAACAGATCGGCCACGGAAGCTCCCAGTCGTAGCCGCGGGAATTTGGACTGCGGTGGTGGCCATTATGGGGACAACCCTCTCGGAAGGAACAGCAGAAGTACCAGCTATGGGAATGGCTGCAACGGAGGGAGCGGCGGGAACGGAGGGAGCGGCGGGAAcggcgggagcggcggaaacggcgggagcggcggaagTACCAACAATCATGAGACCAACTTGGGCCCCGCCAACAACTCCACGGTGAATAAAAACATTGGGAACAAAAGAAACTACGTGGCCAACGTGAATTGCAAGGACACGGGCCCCAACCAGAGTTACTGCCGACAGGGGGACAGCCAAGGGGGAAGCCCCGTGGGTAGTCACCTGGGCAGCCACCTTGGCAGTCGCCTTGGCAGTCACCTTGGCAGCCACAGGAACAGCTTCAGCAGCGGCGGGAACCACAGCAAGCAGATAAAGAAGGGCCGAGACAGCGGAGGTagcgggggtagcggcgaCAGTGGCGACAGCGATCATAGCGGTGGCGGCGGTGACTGCGGCGGTTGCGGCGATTGCGGCAACGAGGATgatgggggaggcggcgatCATGGCGATCAGGTCGATCACATGGGCCGCTCCGACCGCCCCGACCGCTCCGACCGCCCCGACCGCTCCGACGCGGAGGACCAGCTGCAGAAGCGACACGTGCACGCCGCCAACGCGGATATGCTAAACCCGGAGGACAGGAAGagagaagcggaaaaataCAAAGTGCTGGGGAACCAAAGCTACAAGCTGGGGTATTTCGAATCTGCCATCGACTACTACACGAAGGCGATTTCGTATGATAACACGAATCATGTGTATTACACAAATAGGGCGCTATGCTATAAGAAGCAGAAGCTGTGGAAGCTAGCTAACAGTGACGCGAGACAAGCCCTGAATTTGGAAGAAGAATCCGTAAAGGCGCACTTCATTCTGGGATTGACTCTCTTACACCTGAACAGCTTAGAGGAGGGCTTGAAAAAGCTAACCAAGGCGAAGACCTTATCTAGCTACTTAAAAGACTCTAACGAAGGAGAAATAAACAGATACATACTGCAAGCGAAAAAGCTAATATACCTTCGAGACGAACAGAACAAGCAGCTGACCTACACCGAGCTGCAGTCGTTTCTAAtagacaaaataaatttacttAATCAAATTGGCTACATatcaaatgaggagaagTTCTTACGAACCCAACAGACGGAAAATCTGTtcaaagaaattttaaattctttCCAAAGGAAGCAGATACCAGATTACTTATGTTGCAAAATCTCAATGTGTTTGATGAATGAGCCGGTGATTACCCCGAGTGGCATGACGTACGATAAGATATTTTTGTATGAACATGTTAAGCATAATGGGTCGTTCGACCCGGTCAGTCGAGAGCAATTCTCTATGCGAGAGGTCATCCCCAATTATGCCATCAAGGAGGCTACGGACAATTTTTTGAAGTCCAATCCGTGGGCCTTCGAGGAGTAA
- a CDS encoding hypothetical protein, conserved (encoded by transcript PVX_087915A; Apicoplast targeted protein. Curated by Stuart Ralph, Walter and Eliza Hall Institute of Medical Research, Australia.) gives MIVFNCLLWLAAYLIVLLSVSLAFIREPHPVVAKSSWLERAQGGSCHVVGCHGRRRKSLQLRPSNGDEDRCVRRYQIFCHPHPGGGSSWGGSRSGGSRSGGSSEFVRKFNKRNCFLKPAIFAKSEQHKLWADVGESSNGGATDGEKRPREEANHVEEGEEDQFDLISDHILVRKNRKTIKDLMEAGIWGAPKENLKMIRERTNKKVNWNYILKKNNKLLSDNVDRIYSEIYNKENVNDIFFAFDTNPYSYLNVTMSVFSLHKITTCYLNERRQRVGSSLGGKKTDVLSPSEASKDPLGENHPSDHFLTMGGGGEDNYGEVDDCNILKMKEERRRLNQITRNRNFMRIVGSINKHLKIIYKVFSTNEKLTSYEKNRDMYKFIPYINVKDIITILRCFCILKFDHTNIFKYIYFFLVFFMDQFDMFLLCEAVYLCLVKRIYVRPLFLNFSKRLLGYLRGGRDEGSRIGSGTECSTGSNTGSDEGSSTGSNTERADAKGDSKDDSKDGATAIATTTATSTTSAAPQAPPYEEANLEAFRRDMERAVQRDDPEPDHFASSPFHMKELGYSIYHHANYSSLNSSQDELAKEKARKGDDANKFDAQDLRHAKEEFIHSSKVQSRSNEPSEGTSPPVGSHPICFHVYCLYTLSKFPYTNVQILSILTSQLMAKAPELSIEELILSFYSLAELEVDSPKLLNVLFLLIFKCLHRLDYRNNGLVTKLIRALYLVDGEICSSPGEENRLEEVKALMVHYLAKMVLRNRNNYTPIELVDIIRYMSALVHIDRELFNFVYEMPFFQNLNQDTLDYYKNSVYFNQSYYAYTKDSSVNTPVEIMVCKLYQSYLAFRAWGASQMGGSSHTSGSSQMGGSPQMGVSHTSGSSQTGGCPTLQAIRTRNDKVKPFQYGPQLLQLFKQTYTNNMRISSYSSSSLHYEMADIIKKDLKIPCHVEYVTDKGLLIDIVILREDLLKFAASFSGLRNIAIEVNGPFHYKTKSYGGGVPPLNTKTVFKRR, from the coding sequence ATGATCGTTTTTAATTGCTTGCTTTGGCTGGCAGCTTACTTGATAGTCCTCCTAAGCGTCTCGCTCGCTTTTATAAGAGAGCCCCACCCGGTTGTAGCAAAATCGAGTTGGTTAGAAAGGGCGCAGGGTGGGAGCTGCCATGTGGTAGGCTGTCATGGTAGGAGAAGGAAGTCGCTTCAGCTGCGCCCGTCCAATGGTGATGAGGACAGATGTGTGAGGAGGTACCAAATCTTTTGCCACCCCCACCCGGGTGGTGGAAGCAGCTGGGGGGGTAGCAGAAGTGGGGGTAGCAGAAGTGGGGGTAGCTCCGAATTCGTTCGAAAGTTTAACAAAAGGAACTGCTTCTTGAAGCcagccatttttgcaaaaagtgaGCAGCATAAACTGTGGGCAGATGTGGGGGAGAGCTCAAATGGAGGAGCCACAGACGGGGAGAAGCGGCCCCGTGAGGAAGCAAACCATgtagaggagggggaggaggaccaATTCGACCTGATCAGCGACCACATCCTAgtcagaaaaaatagaaagaCCATAAAAGACCTCATGGAAGCGGGCATCTGGGGAGCCCCAAAAGAGAACCTCAAAATGATTAGGGAAAGGACAAACAAAAAGGTTAATTGGAATTACATCCTGAAGAAGAATAACAAACTGCTAAGTGATAACGTTGACAGGATATATAGcgaaatttataataaagaaaatgtgaatgatatatttttcgcGTTTGATACGAACCCGTATAGCTACTTAAACGTCACCATGAGTGTCTTTTCGCTGCATAAAATTACCACGTGCTATCTGAATGAGAGGAGACAGAGAGTGGGTTCTTCTcttggggggaagaagaccGACGTGCTGTCCCCAAGTGAGGCAAGTAAAGACCCACTGGGGGAAAACCACCCGAGTGATCACTTCCTCACCATGGGCGGAGGCGGAGAGGACAACTACGGAGAGGTGGACGATTGCAACATCCTCAAGATGAAGGAGGAAAGGAGGAGACTAAACCAAATCACGCGCAACAGGAACTTTATGAGGATTGTAGGCAGCATAAATAAACatcttaaaattatttataaagtaTTTTCTACGAATGAAAAGCTAACCTCATATGAAAAGAACAGAGACATGTATAAATTCATTCCCTATATAAATGTCAAGGACATCATCACCATTTTGAGGTGCTTTTGCATTTTGAAATTCGACCACaccaacatttttaagtacatatattttttcctggTCTTTTTTATGGACCAGTTTGATATGTTCCTGCTGTGCGAGGCCGTTTACCTTTGCTTGGTGAAGCGGATCTACGTGCGCCCGCTCTTCCTCAACTTTTCGAAGCGCCTCCTGGGgtacctgcggggggggcgcgATGAGGGAAGCCGTATTGGAAGCGGTACGGAATGCAGCACGGGAAGTAATACGGGGAGCGATGAGGGAAGCAGTACTGGAAGTAATACGGAGCGCGCTGACGCGAAGGGTGACTCGAAGGATGACTCGAAGGATGGCGCTACCGCTATCGCTACCACCACCGCTACCTCCACCACTAGCGCGGCTCCCCAGGCCCCGCCGTACGAGGAAGCAAACTTGGAGGCCTTCCGGCGCGACATGGAGAGGGCGGTGCAGAGGGACGACCCCGAGCCAGACCActtcgcctcctccccctttcaCATGAAGGAGTTGGGCTACTCCATCTACCACCACGCGAACTACTCCTCCTTGAATAGCTCACAAGATGAGTTGGCGAAGGAGAAGGCGCGAAAAGGTGACGATGCGAACAAATTTGACGCCCAAGATTTGAGACACGCAAAAGAGGAGTTCATCCATTCGAGCAAAGTACAGAGCAGGTCGAACGAACCCTCAGAAGGGACATCCCCCCCAGTGGGTAGTCATCCCATCTGCTTCCATGTGTACTGTCTATACACCCTGAGCAAGTTCCCCTacacaaatgtgcaaatATTAAGTATCCTCACCTCGCAACTTATGGCAAAAGCACCAGAGCTAAGCATAGAGGAGCTCATTCTATCCTTTTACAGTCTTGCCGAGTTAGAGGTGGATTCTCCCAAACTTTTGaatgtcctttttttgctaatttttaagTGCCTTCATCGTTTGGATTACAGAAATAATGGCCTGGTTACCAAGCTGATAAGAGCGCTGTACTTGGTTGATGGGGAGATTTGCTCTTCTCCCGGTGAGGAGAACCGCCTTGAAGAGGTGAAAGCGCTCATGGTGCACTACctagccaaaatggtgcTTCGTAACCGAAATAACTACACGCCGATCGAACTGGTAGACATCATTCGGTACATGTCAGCCCTGGTGCACATCGATAGGGAGCTCTTCAATTTCGTTTATGAGATGccgtttttccaaaatttgaACCAAGATACGCTGGACTATTACAAGAATAGCGTCTACTTTAATCAGTCATATTATGCCTACACGAAGGACAGCAGCGTTAACACCCCCGTCGAGATTATGGTGTGCAAGCTGTACCAGTCCTATTTGGCCTTCCGCGCGTGGGGCGCTTCCCAAATGGGTGGTTCGTCACACACGAGTGGTTCATCACAAATGGGTGGTTCTCCACAAATGGGCGTTTCACACACGAGTGGCTCATCACAAACGGGCGGCTGCCCCACCCTGCAGGCCATCCGCACGCGCAACGACAAGGTGAAGCCCTTCCAGTACGGACCACAGCTGCTGCAGCTGTTTAAGCAGACCTACACAAACAACATGCGCATCTCCTCCTACAGCTCCTCCTCGCTGCACTACGAAATGGCagacataataaaaaaagatttgaaGATCCCCTGCCATGTAGAATACGTAACTGATAAGGGGCTGCTCATTGACATTGTGATACTTCGGGAGGACTTGCTAAAATTCGCTGCCTCCTTTTCTGGGCTTCGCAACATCGCCATAGAGGTGAATGGCCCCTTCCACTACAAGACCAAGTCGTACGGCGGGGGAGTTCCACCCCTCAACACGAAGACGGTTTTCAAGCGGAGGTGA